The window GGCCGGGCCCGTGATCAGGTGGTCGTGGACGATCAGCGGCGCCAGGGTCGTGGTCTCGCCTATCGACAGGTCGGCGACCTGCTGCTGCCAGACGATCGCGCCGGTCTCGGCGTCGACGGCGAGGAGCTGGCCGTCGAGCGTGTTGAAGAAGACCTTGCCGTCGGCGTAGGCCGGACCGCGCGTCTGGCCGCCGCAGCACGCGACGGCGAGGGCCTGGTCGAGCTGCGGCATCTCCACCGCCACGGCCCACTTCACGACGCCGGGCCGGTTCAGGTCGATCGCGTACAGCACGCTGGGCTTCGGGGTCAGCAGGTACATCGTGTCGCCCACCACCAGCGGCGCCGCCTCGTGCGAGTCGAGCACGCCGGTCTGGAACGTCCACGCGACCTGGAGCTGGTCGACGTTCTCGGCGGTGATCTGGTCGAGCGGGCTGTAGTTGAGGGCGGAGTAGCTGCCGTTGGCCATCACCCACTGGTCGGGGTCCTGCTGCAGCTCCAGGAGCTCCTCGTTGGCCAGCGCCGCGCCGCCGGCTAGGCAGCAGGCCAGACAGAGCGTCCTGAAGGTAGGCGCCAAGCTCATCTCTCCTCCTCACCGGGGCGCTGGGCGCCCCGCCACGTTCAGCGCTGGGCCGCTACCTGGTCCGGCGTGATCGGCCCGAACGAGTTGCCGAACGAGTTGCGCACGAAGGTCGCCACCGCGGCGATCTGCTGGTCGTCGAGCTGGTCGCGGAACGCCGGCATGCCGGGTTCCGGCCGCCCGTTGAGGATCGTGTTGATGAGCTCCTGGTCGCGTCCCACGAAGCCGTTGCCCGCCAGGGCGGGGCCCACCTGACCCTGCGCCTGGGCGCCGTGACACGGCGAGCAGGTGCTCGCGAAGATCTGCTGGCCCTGCGCCATCAGCTCCTGCGTCGCCTCGTCCTGTTGCTCACCGGCCTGGCCGCCCTGCTGCTCGCCGCCCTGCTGCTCGCCCGCCTCGCCGGCCTCGGCCGCGTCGCCCTCTCCGCCCTGGGCCTGTTCCCGCCCGCCCTGCTCGGCCGCGGCGTCCTCGGGCGCCTCCGGCTGCACGCGCTCGTCGGCCGCGTTCCCCACGGGCGCCATCAGGTAGAACACCTCGCCCAGTGCCTGGCCGCGGATGTCGCCTTCGGCCTCGTCGCGGGCGTTGTAGTAGAGAGGCCAGCCGTTGTAGGTGACCTGCACGCTGCCGTCGGGGCGCTCGTACGTGCCGACCAGCGCCGCGTCGACGCCCTCGCCGGCCGTGACCTCGCCCTCGACGACGTAGGGCGGCCAGTTGCGCGTGCAGACCTCGTCGGTGCAGGCGCTGACGCCGCCCTCGTCGAGCATGTAGACGTAGAGGCTCCGCCCCTGCGAGTCGGCCAGGTGGGGACCCCACTCCTGGTCCTCGACGACGGTCAGGGTCGGTGCCGCGGCGTCCTGCGCCAGGGCTAGGAAGAGCGTCGCCAGCGCCGCCAGCGTGCCGACGTGCCTCAAGCGTCTCATCGGACCCTCCTCCCATGCCCGGGCGCGCGCGGGCGCTCCTGGGCGCGGGCGCGCTCGTAGACATGCGCTTTGAGGCGACCCTAGGCGTGCATCGTGAGCGTCCGGTTTGCTGGGGAGGAACCGCGTGAGACCGCGTCCGCCGCGCCAGGCTCCTACCGGCCCGCCGAGGCCATGCGCCGCATCGCCCAGGCGGCGAACACCACCGCGACCGGACCGGCGCCGAAGGTCACGGCGATGTCGGCGGCCATGGGGAGCTGCTGGAAGCCCAGCAGCACGTACCTGAGCAGGTCGAGCTGGTAGCTGACAGGGTTCACGTAGACGAGCGCCTGGATCCAGACGGGGAGCTGGACGATCCAGCCGCCGCCGATCGCGAAGATCCCCAGCCGCCGCAGCTCCTCCCGCAGGGCCGGCGGGATCTCGAGGAAGCCGACGCCGCCTATCACGCCGCGCAGCGGGAAGATCGAGCCGGAGAGGAAGTAGAGGGGCTGGATCACGCCGTTGGAGATGCTGCCGAAGCCCTCGAACGTCTTCAGCCTGGTCGCGATGATCACGCCCAGTGCGGTCATGAAGAGGCCGAGGAAGAACATCACGCCCCAGGCGCCCAGCACCGACCAGACCGTGAGACGCACGCCGATGAGCGGCGTGAACAGGAGCGGGATCGTCCCCTGCAGCACGGAGACGGTCGCCCCGCCGAGCAGCTTGCCGAGCGCCACGGAGAGCATGGGCGAGGGCGACACGAAGACCTCGCGCATGATGCCGACCTCGCGGTCCCACACCAGCGCGATGGCGCACTGGAGCGCGGCGAAGAGCACGTTGAGGACGATCACGCCGGGGAGGATGTACTGGGCGTAGGTGTAGCCCTCGATCTCGCGCAGGGCGGCGCCCAGGCCGAAGCCGAGGATCACCAGCCACAGCACGGTCCGCGAGACCCCGCCGAAGATCTGCGAGCGGTCGCGGAAGTAGCGCAGCATCTCGCGGCGCCACATGACCAGCACCACCGACGGGGCGACGCCCAGCCAGGAGGGCGGCGCCTTGGCGCGGGGGCCGGCGACGGCGGCGGCGTCGGCGCTCACCGCGTGTGCTCCCCGCCCCGCTTGGCGAAGCTGACCATCAGGTCGCGCGCCGTGGCCTCCTCGTCGCGGAGCTGCTTGCCGGTGAGGGCTATGAACACGTCCTCGAGGTCTCCGCCCGCCGGGGCGTGCTTGGCCACGAGCTCGGCGGGCGGGCCGATCTCGACGAGGCGTCCGGCGTCGATGATGCCGACCCTGTCGCAGGCCTCGGCCTCGGGCAGGTTGTGCGTGGTCATCACCACCGTGAGGCCCTCCTTGCGGAGCGCGTCGATCCGCTCCCAGAGGTGCCTGCGGCCCTGCGGGTCGAGCCCGAGCGTCGGCTCGTCGAGGAAGAGAACGCCGGGACCGTGCATGAGCGCCCGCGCCAGCTCGAGGCGGCGCTTCATGCCGCCGGAGAAGCCGCGCACGCGCCTGTCGGCGGCCTCGGCGAGCGAGGCCCAGGAGAGCGACTGCTCGACGGCGTCGCGGCGCTCGCGCGTCGGGATGCCGTAGAGGACCGCGTGCAGCTCGAGGTTCTCGCGTGCTGTCAGGCGCTCGTCGAGCGCCGGGTCCTGGAAGACCATGCCGAGGACCTGCCTGACGCGCTGCGGCTCGCGCACGACGTCGTAGCCCATCACGCTGGCGCGGCCGGCGGTGGGCGCGAGCAGGGTCGTCAGCATGTGGATCGTCGTCGTCTTGCCCGCGCCGTTCGGCCCCAGGAGCGCGAAGAACTCCCCCTGGGCGACGCTGAAGCTCAGATCGTCGACGGCGACGAGGTCGCCGAAGCGCCGGCCCAGGCCTTCCGCCGCGACGGCGGGAGCCGTGCCCCGCGCAACCGCGGGGGGCCCGCCAGCGGCCTCGGCGGCCGGCGAGCCCCCACGTGCGGGATCGAGACTCATCGCCTAGACGGTAACCCGAGAGCCTCAGCCCCCGAGCACCTCGTGAGCCTGACGGAAGACCTCCTGGAGCTCGCGGCAGGCGGCCGCGGGGTCCTCGACGGCGGGACGCTCCTCTTCGTCCTCCTCCTCGTCGTCACCCTCGCCGGCCTCCTCGCCCTCCTCCTCGGCCTCCAGGCCGGTGAGCGCGCCTATCAGCTCGAGCGCCTCCTCGTGGACCTCGGGGTCCATGAACCCGAGGAACTGGCCGAGGTCGTCGGTCAGGTAGAGGTAGCTGACGGCGATGGCGCCCTCGAGCGCCACCTCGTCGTCGCCGGCCTCGTAGGCCTGGCAGTAGCCGGCGAGCTCCTCGGGGAGGTGGGCGGCCAGGGCGGCGAGGTCCCTTCCGGGGAACAGCTCGGCGTCGACCACGGTCTCGAGCACGCCGATCATCCGCTGGACCGGCGCCTCGGCCTCCTCGGGGTTGCCGACGATGGCTTCCTCGATCGTGGGCTCAGGGTAGATGGTGCCGAGGAAGTCGAGCATCTCCTCGATGTCGGCGCGCTGCTGCTCCGTCGCCACGTCGGCGATCTCGCCCCACAGCGCGCTCACGCGCTGGAGCGCGGCGTAGCCCATGGTGTAGGCGCCGAGCTCGCCCTCGACGGCCTCCTCGTACCCCTCGCCGACGCCGCCCTCGCCGAGCGACAGGTCGACGATCAGCGCCGCCGTGAAGACGGGGTCGGATCGGACCTCGGCCGGGATCACGACCTCGTAGGCCGCCTCGAGCTGGGCGCGCGCCTCGGCGATGGCGTCCTCCAGGCCGTCGCCGGACGCGGCGGCCTCCTCGACGGCCTCCACGGCCTCCTCGACGGCCTCGGCGAGCTCGGGGTCGGCGGACCTCAGCGTGCCCATGAACCTCGCCAGGTCCTGCTCCAGACCCTCGACCACCTCGAGGAAGTCGTCGTCGAGGTCGTCGCCCGCGAGCTCGAGCGCGTCGAGCCGCTGCATGGCGAGCTGGAGCCCGTAGGCCTGGCTCTGCACCAGTGTCTGCTCGAAGAAGGGCGCCCGCGAGTACTGCGCGGAGGCGACGGAGCCCGCCAGGAGGGCGGCGCCGGCGAGCGCCGCCAGGAGCACACGCTTACTCGCCACCCGGGATCACCCCGATCTCGGCGCTGTGCGCGCCGCGTCCGGCCTCGATGCGGTCCACGACGCAGAGGCACTCCGTGTCGATGACGCTGACGCTGTCGGACAGGCCGTCGGCCGTGTAGACCTTCTTGCCGTCCGGCGTGATCGCGATGCCCCAGGGACGGCGGCCCATCCGCTCACGGATCGTGGCGACGATCTCGTTCGTCGACGTGTCGATGACGTAGACGGCGCTGGTGCCGCCGCCCGCCACGTAGATGCGGTCGGAGGTGGGGTCCACGGCGATCTCCACGGGCCGGGAGTCGAGGCCCAGGTTGATCGTGTCGATGACCGAGTGGGTCGAGGTGTCGACGACCGAGACCGTGCCGCCGATCTCGGCGGAGACGTAGGCCCGCGTGCCGTCGTTCGAGAACTCGACGACGCGCGGACGGTTGCCCACCAGGAAGTGCTTGACGACCTGGAGGTTCTCGCGGTCGATGACGGTGACCGTGTGCGTGGCCTCGGCGGTGATGTAGACCCACTTGCCGTCGGGGCTCACGGCCACGCCCTCGGCCTCGACGCCGACGCGGAAGTTCGCGAGCTGCTCGCCCGTGGCCACGTCGTAGCCGGCGCCCTGAGCGATGGCCTCGAGGGCGGCCCAGATCTGGGTGCCGTCGGGGCTCACGGCCACGCGCTCGGGGTTGCCGCCCGCACGGAACTCGCCGACGACCTCGTTCGACTCGACGTCGATGGCGATGATCTTGTCCTCGGGCGTCTCGATCTGCGGGTTGAAGTCGGAGACCGCGACGTAGACGGTCTTGCCGTCGGGGCTCACAGCCAGCCCGCGCGGGCGCACCTCGCCGGGACGGCCCGAGATCGTGATCGTCTTGATGACCTCGTCGGTGGCCGTGTCGATGACCGTGATGTCGGCGCTGTACTCGTTGGCCACGTAGATGCGGTACGAGTCCTGGGCCTGCGCCGCGCCCACGGCCAGCGCCGCGGCCAGCGCTAGGGCCGCTAGCCTCCTGTTGGTGACGCGTCGTGCTCTCATGTTCTCCTCTCGACCGCCGGCCTCCGGCTCGGCGCGTGGTGTGGCTGTCGTGCTCAGCGGCGGCATGAGCTGGCGTCCGCCAGGTCGCCGATCTGGTCGAGCCGCTCGACAGGGTCGGTGCCCGGCATGTAGATCGCCGGCAGCTCGCCCACCAGCGTGGCGAGCGTGAACGGGTCGGTCTCGGTCTCGCTGATCTTCACGAGGTAGAGGGACTGCCTGAGCTGGCCGTCCCACGGGCGGAACGTCGTGCCGATGCCCTTCCAGACGTCGAACACCGTCGTCTCCGCCTGCAGGTAGCCGAGGACGTCCTCGGCGTCGGTGCCGCCGCCGAAGAAGGCGGCCTCGTAGCCGAGCTTCACGGCCTGGTAGACGGCCCACGCGGGCGCCTCCATCGGCTGGCCCTCGAACCTCTGGCGGAAGCGGGCGTTGAGCTCCCTGGCGCCGTAGGCGTCGAGCGTCGCCTCCCAGGCGCTGGCGCGGTGCCCGACGCCGAGGCGCGGCGCCGCCTCGCGCGAGGCGGCGTAGAACGCGCGCGTCTGCGCCTCGGGGTACGGGAAGCCCGTGACCTCGACCTCGAGACCCGCCTCGTCGAGGGCGGCGAGCACGCGCAGCTGCTCCGCGGCGGGCAAGAGGAGCAGGACGACGTCGGCGCCGCTGCGGCGGACGCGGTCGACCACTGGCGCGGCGTCGCCTCCCGGCTCGAGGGCGACCTCGCCGACGCTGCGGGCGCCGAAGTGACGCTCGCTGAGGCCGCGCTGGACGCGCTCGAGCTGCGCCTGCGACTCCTCGTCGGTGCCGTGCACGAAGAACCACTGCCGGTAGCCGGACCGCACGTACCAGCCGGCGAGGGAGTCGAGGTACATGGCCGCGCTCGGCGCGATGTGGAGGGCGGTGGCCTGGCACTGCTCCTGGCGCAGGACGTCGGCCGAGGCGCCGACGTTCAGGTAGGGCACCCCGGACTCGGCCGACCAGGCGCTGAGCGCCGCGGCCTCCTCCAGGCTGAAGCCGCCGGCGACCACGTAGGCGCCCTCGCCGACGAGCTCCTCGGCGACCGCGACGACGGCGTCGGCGCCGCTGGCCTCGCGCGTCAGGACCGAGAACTCGATGCCGAGCATCTCGGCGTTGAAGGCGAACTCCTCGCCGGCCATCGTCGCGCCGTCGGCGGCCGACCGCGCCACGGCGTCCGCCAGCGGCTCGCCGGTGGCGGGCGGCAGGATCACGCCGATGCTGAGGGGGCCCGCGGGGATGTCCTGCGCGACGGACGCGCCGGGGACGAGGATGCACAGCGCCGCGCCTAGCGTAGCCAGCGACCTCCTGGTCGCCGAGCGTAGCTGCGGTCTGGTGTCCATATCGTCAGTCTCCTCACGTGTACGGGTGGGCGGCCCGGCCCGCGGACCGCACCGCGGGAGACCGCACGGGAACGGTGTTCGGGGGCGATGGTATATCATGCCTCCGCCCGTGCCCCGTCGCGTCACCCGGGTCCGCGCGCTCCCGTCGAGGCGCGCAGGCCGTCGTCCCGGACGGCGCCAGCCTAAGTGCGACGGGTAAGTCAGGGGTAAGTGGATGAAGATCCTGCTGCTCGAGGACCATGCGGACATCGGCAACGCGCTGGCCGAGGCCCTCAGGCACGAGCGCTACCAGGTCGAGTGGGTCACGTCAGAGGCCGCGGCCGCCCGCGCGGCGGCCGAGCAGCGCTTCGACCTCGCCGTGCTCGACGTCATGATCGGCGCGCGCGAG of the Trueperaceae bacterium genome contains:
- a CDS encoding c-type cytochrome translates to MRRLRHVGTLAALATLFLALAQDAAAPTLTVVEDQEWGPHLADSQGRSLYVYMLDEGGVSACTDEVCTRNWPPYVVEGEVTAGEGVDAALVGTYERPDGSVQVTYNGWPLYYNARDEAEGDIRGQALGEVFYLMAPVGNAADERVQPEAPEDAAAEQGGREQAQGGEGDAAEAGEAGEQQGGEQQGGQAGEQQDEATQELMAQGQQIFASTCSPCHGAQAQGQVGPALAGNGFVGRDQELINTILNGRPEPGMPAFRDQLDDQQIAAVATFVRNSFGNSFGPITPDQVAAQR
- a CDS encoding ABC transporter permease gives rise to the protein MSADAAAVAGPRAKAPPSWLGVAPSVVLVMWRREMLRYFRDRSQIFGGVSRTVLWLVILGFGLGAALREIEGYTYAQYILPGVIVLNVLFAALQCAIALVWDREVGIMREVFVSPSPMLSVALGKLLGGATVSVLQGTIPLLFTPLIGVRLTVWSVLGAWGVMFFLGLFMTALGVIIATRLKTFEGFGSISNGVIQPLYFLSGSIFPLRGVIGGVGFLEIPPALREELRRLGIFAIGGGWIVQLPVWIQALVYVNPVSYQLDLLRYVLLGFQQLPMAADIAVTFGAGPVAVVFAAWAMRRMASAGR
- a CDS encoding ATP-binding cassette domain-containing protein, with translation MSLDPARGGSPAAEAAGGPPAVARGTAPAVAAEGLGRRFGDLVAVDDLSFSVAQGEFFALLGPNGAGKTTTIHMLTTLLAPTAGRASVMGYDVVREPQRVRQVLGMVFQDPALDERLTARENLELHAVLYGIPTRERRDAVEQSLSWASLAEAADRRVRGFSGGMKRRLELARALMHGPGVLFLDEPTLGLDPQGRRHLWERIDALRKEGLTVVMTTHNLPEAEACDRVGIIDAGRLVEIGPPAELVAKHAPAGGDLEDVFIALTGKQLRDEEATARDLMVSFAKRGGEHTR
- a CDS encoding beta-propeller fold lactonase family protein, with product MRARRVTNRRLAALALAAALAVGAAQAQDSYRIYVANEYSADITVIDTATDEVIKTITISGRPGEVRPRGLAVSPDGKTVYVAVSDFNPQIETPEDKIIAIDVESNEVVGEFRAGGNPERVAVSPDGTQIWAALEAIAQGAGYDVATGEQLANFRVGVEAEGVAVSPDGKWVYITAEATHTVTVIDRENLQVVKHFLVGNRPRVVEFSNDGTRAYVSAEIGGTVSVVDTSTHSVIDTINLGLDSRPVEIAVDPTSDRIYVAGGGTSAVYVIDTSTNEIVATIRERMGRRPWGIAITPDGKKVYTADGLSDSVSVIDTECLCVVDRIEAGRGAHSAEIGVIPGGE
- a CDS encoding ABC transporter substrate-binding protein, which encodes MDTRPQLRSATRRSLATLGAALCILVPGASVAQDIPAGPLSIGVILPPATGEPLADAVARSAADGATMAGEEFAFNAEMLGIEFSVLTREASGADAVVAVAEELVGEGAYVVAGGFSLEEAAALSAWSAESGVPYLNVGASADVLRQEQCQATALHIAPSAAMYLDSLAGWYVRSGYRQWFFVHGTDEESQAQLERVQRGLSERHFGARSVGEVALEPGGDAAPVVDRVRRSGADVVLLLLPAAEQLRVLAALDEAGLEVEVTGFPYPEAQTRAFYAASREAAPRLGVGHRASAWEATLDAYGARELNARFRQRFEGQPMEAPAWAVYQAVKLGYEAAFFGGGTDAEDVLGYLQAETTVFDVWKGIGTTFRPWDGQLRQSLYLVKISETETDPFTLATLVGELPAIYMPGTDPVERLDQIGDLADASSCRR